A region from the uncultured Draconibacterium sp. genome encodes:
- a CDS encoding T9SS type A sorting domain-containing protein, which translates to MKKVLLIILCTVALHLLGFSQTVTIHAGEDIQEKVDNNPAGTTFNISAGVHRMQSISPKDNQKFIGEDGAVLNGSLKLTNWVQSGSYWYHTGVEQNGSKNLGDWCEDDCPRCHWPEDLFKNDVPLKHVDSKSAISNSSEWYFEEISGDKNDKVWINFNPASFVLELSVTPVAINPTGSNVTIDNLEVVKYASPTQWGAIGGSTGINSGTITNCNVYLNHGVGIHFTGTSTIKNNKIHNMGQLGIKTKKNSVNSLIEGNEIYENKYTGYAYGIEGGGSKFARSVGLILRDNYVHHNIGPGLWTDIDNESTLYEGNICEYNHAQGIFHEISYDAEIRCNIAQYNNVDPQQGVGGNIYISNSSNAIVHGNVTRTDNQVKNNGITVKCTYRSEGDSYYPTDNNKIYDNDIYIDNTTGFAGMKIDDNCPGQSGNSFYNNRYHVQNKTGNYFIYGTITQTGNFTWMQNQGQEIGSTIDENIGAFPKYECVDGESIGVGISHENNLEHQFQIYPNPNNGTFNIEIATKLQINSNLKVAIYNMQGKLVHQQRINKQSLKMLDLKSGLYFVKLMSDEFSVTKRLMIK; encoded by the coding sequence ATGAAAAAAGTTTTACTTATTATACTTTGTACTGTTGCATTACACCTTTTAGGTTTTTCTCAAACAGTTACCATTCATGCCGGAGAGGATATCCAGGAAAAGGTAGACAATAACCCTGCTGGCACCACATTTAATATCAGTGCTGGAGTACACCGCATGCAAAGTATTTCCCCTAAAGACAATCAAAAGTTTATTGGCGAAGATGGAGCTGTCTTAAATGGTTCGCTAAAATTAACCAATTGGGTGCAATCAGGCAGTTATTGGTATCACACTGGTGTAGAACAAAACGGTTCTAAAAATTTGGGTGATTGGTGCGAGGATGATTGTCCACGATGCCATTGGCCAGAAGATTTATTTAAAAACGATGTTCCTCTTAAACATGTTGATTCAAAAAGTGCTATTTCCAATTCGTCCGAATGGTATTTTGAAGAAATAAGTGGTGATAAAAACGATAAAGTATGGATAAACTTTAATCCAGCATCATTTGTTTTGGAACTAAGTGTAACACCTGTTGCTATTAATCCTACTGGAAGTAACGTTACCATAGATAATTTAGAGGTCGTAAAATATGCGAGCCCAACGCAATGGGGGGCTATTGGTGGTTCAACCGGAATAAACAGCGGAACCATAACAAATTGTAATGTGTATCTTAACCATGGAGTAGGAATACATTTTACAGGTACTTCAACCATTAAGAACAATAAAATTCATAACATGGGCCAGCTGGGTATTAAAACCAAGAAAAACTCGGTTAATAGTTTAATAGAAGGAAATGAAATATATGAGAATAAATACACTGGCTACGCATATGGTATCGAAGGTGGCGGATCAAAGTTTGCCAGATCTGTTGGTTTAATTTTACGTGATAACTATGTACACCACAATATAGGGCCAGGATTATGGACTGATATAGATAACGAATCAACTTTATATGAAGGCAATATTTGTGAGTATAACCATGCACAAGGTATTTTCCATGAGATAAGCTATGATGCTGAAATACGTTGCAACATTGCACAATATAATAATGTTGATCCACAACAAGGAGTTGGTGGAAATATTTATATTTCAAACTCAAGCAATGCCATTGTACATGGAAATGTTACAAGAACGGATAATCAGGTAAAAAATAATGGGATTACCGTAAAGTGTACCTACCGTTCTGAAGGTGATTCATACTACCCAACAGATAACAATAAGATATATGACAACGATATTTATATTGACAATACTACAGGTTTTGCAGGAATGAAAATAGATGACAATTGCCCAGGTCAATCAGGAAACAGTTTTTACAATAACAGGTATCATGTACAAAATAAAACTGGCAATTATTTTATATATGGAACAATAACTCAAACCGGAAATTTTACGTGGATGCAGAATCAGGGGCAGGAAATTGGGAGTACTATAGACGAGAACATAGGGGCATTTCCTAAATACGAATGTGTTGATGGAGAGAGCATTGGTGTTGGAATATCACACGAAAATAATCTTGAACATCAATTCCAAATATATCCTAACCCTAACAATGGTACTTTTAATATTGAGATTGCCACTAAATTACAGATCAACTCTAATTTAAAGGTCGCTATTTATAATATGCAGGGTAAACTTGTTCACCAACAGAGAATTAATAAACAAAGTCTAAAAATGCTGGATTTAAAATCAGGTTTGTATTTTGTTAAGTTAATGTCTGATGAGTTTTCTGTAACAAAAAGGCTTATGATTAAATAA